GCCGGGCGTCCCCCACACCCATCCCCAAAAGGCGAGCGACACCAGAATCAGCAGCGGGTTCATGGTCAGCCGCCGGCCCAGGATCATCGGCGTCACCGCATTGGCCTCGACCAGATGGAACCCGATCTGCAAGGCGGCGGGCAGCAGCGCCCACCACGGATCATCGAACACCATGAGGCCGCCCAGCGCCAGCAGCACCGCCGCCAGCATCGGCCCGAAATAGGGGATGAAGTTGAGCAGAGCGACGATGCCGCCCCACATCAGCGGCGAAGGCATGCCCACCAGCCACAGCGACAGCGCCACCGCCGCGCCCAGGCACAGGTTGATGGTCGCGATGGTCAGCACATAGGCCGATGTCGCGTCCACGACATTCTGGATGACGCGCGCCACCGCCATCGCGCCGTCGAAACTGTCCCGGCTGTTGATCGTGCGCCGCCGCAGCTTCGTCCAGCCCGCGAGGAAGAAATAGATGATGAGCAGCGCGAACACCATCTGGATGATCGCGGACGGGGCGGAAGTCGCCGCGAATTGCAGCAGCGACCGGGGCGCTTCCACCGCCGCGGTCTGCGCCGCCGCGACGGGGCCGCTCGCCAGCATCTGCACGGTTTCGTCCACGAACCGCTGCAACTGGGAATAATAGTCGATCAGCGGCGCGAGATTGGACTGAATCCGGGGCAGCCGCTGGGGCAATATGCTGAACCAGTCGGTCGCGGGCACCACGATCAGCACCAGCGCCGTGTTCGCCACCAGCAGGAAGGCGATCAGCGCGATCAGCGCCGCAAGGCCCGACGGGATCGCCCGCCGCTCCATCCATTCCAGAAACGGCACCAGCGCGATCGCGATCACCAGAGCGGCGGTCAGCGGCAGGAAGAACTCCGCCCCCGCGCTCAGGGCAAAGGGCAAGGCCAGCAGCAGCCCCAGCCCCGCGCTGAGCGCGATCGACGCCAACAGCCGGTCGCGGCGCCTGATGACCTCCTGTTCCTCCGCCGGTAGCATCGCGCCAGAATCCGTCCCTTGCGTCTTTTGCGACATGCTCTGCGCCTGTAGAGGGGGGCCGTCAATTTGGATTCGGGCCAGCGGCGGCGACCGGAAGGAAAACGCCGCCTTAACCGAATGTTCGCTTCTGCGCGGCATGCTCGGCGCCGGGGATGACGAAACGGGGCTTCGCATGAGGATCGCACGCTGGCTTTGCGCACTGGCCGCCTTTGGCGTGCCGGCGACCGCCGCCGCGCACCAGCCCGTGCGGCTCGACACCCGGATGTTCGTGGAGCGGGTGCAGACCGACATCAACGGGCGCGAACGCCGCGTCCTGGCCAGCGCGGACCGCATAGCGCCGGGCGATCAGCTGATCTTCGTGGTCCATTGGCGCCATGAAGGATCGACCCCCGCAAAAGCCGTCGCGATCACCAGAGCCGTGCCCCGCAACGCGCGGATCGACGCCAACGACCCCGGGATGGAAGTGTCGGTGGACGGCGGCGCGCATTGGGGACGGCTCGACCGGCTATGGCTGCCGACGCCGCTGGGCGGCGTGCGCCGCGCCGTCGCGGAAGACGTGACCCATGTGCGCTGGACCTTGCCCCCAGGCGCCTTTCCCGGCGCAACCGGACGCCTGAGCTACCGCGCCGTGGCGCGATGAAGGGCCAGCGATAGCCGAGGGGATTGCAGCCATTCGATCCCCCTCTGTCGGGGGGAGGATCGGCAGGTCCGCTTCCACCGCAAAGCGCCGAACCGGCCCCATCACCCGCTCCGCAGCAAGCCCACCGCCGCGTCCCGCTCGAACAAATAAAGGCAGGTCCGCGCCGCCTCTCCCCGCGCCTGCGTCAATCCGCCGTCCCGCTCCATCAGCAGGCGCGCGTCATCCCGCGCCGCGTCGATGAGGGCGGAGAGATGCTCCGGCGTCGCCAGTTTCAACTGCGCCTCGCCCGACTGGCGCGTGCCCAAAATCTCGCCCGCGCCGCGCAGCCGCAAATCCTCCTCGGCAATGCGGAACCCGTCATTCGTCTCGCGCATCAGGGCCAGCCGCGCCCGCGCCGTCTCGGAAAGCGCCCCGCCGCGCAGCAGCAGACAGACCGAAGCCTTGTCCCCCCGCCCCACGCGCCCGCGCAACTGGTGTAACTGGGCCAGCCCGAAACGATCCGCCCCTTCGATGATGATGAGGCTGGCATTGGGCACATCCACCCCCACCTCGATCACCGTGGTCGCCACGAGGATCTGCGTCCGGTTGCCCGCAAAGGCCTCCATCGCCGCGTCCTTCTCCGTCCCCTTCATCCGCCCGTGGACCAGGCCGACCCGATCCCCGAAGCGCATCCGCAGGGCTTCCGCCCGCGCTTCCGCCGCCGCCTGGTCGCTCGTCTCGCTTTCCTCGACCAGCGGACACACCCAGTAAGCCTGCCCCCCGCCCTCGACATGCCGGGCGAGCGCGTCCACCACCTCGTCCAGCCGCTGCGATGACATGACAAGCGTCTGGATCGGTTGCCGCCCCGGCGGCATCTCGTCCAGCCGCGACACGTCCATCTCGCCATAATAAGTGAGCGTCAGGGTGCGCGGGATCGGCGTCGCCGTCATGACCAGCAGATGCGGCGTCCGCTCCGCCTTCGCCGCCAGCATC
This genomic window from Sphingobium cloacae contains:
- a CDS encoding AI-2E family transporter, producing the protein MLPAEEQEVIRRRDRLLASIALSAGLGLLLALPFALSAGAEFFLPLTAALVIAIALVPFLEWMERRAIPSGLAALIALIAFLLVANTALVLIVVPATDWFSILPQRLPRIQSNLAPLIDYYSQLQRFVDETVQMLASGPVAAAQTAAVEAPRSLLQFAATSAPSAIIQMVFALLIIYFFLAGWTKLRRRTINSRDSFDGAMAVARVIQNVVDATSAYVLTIATINLCLGAAVALSLWLVGMPSPLMWGGIVALLNFIPYFGPMLAAVLLALGGLMVFDDPWWALLPAALQIGFHLVEANAVTPMILGRRLTMNPLLILVSLAFWGWVWGTPGALLAVPLLIIIQTVVSAAGTPDIAGFLFERGTLVMSPRKENDEKEESPVTDG